CGGGAACGCAGTCGACCGGCCGCAGCGCCGGCCTCGATACGGCTCGGACATGAGCGATGCCGAGTGGGCCGTGGTGAGGGATCTGCTGCCGGTTCCGGGCTGGCTTTCGGGCTGTGGCGGGCGTCCGGAGGGCTACTGCCACCGGCAGATGATCGACGCAGTGCGCTACCTCGTCGACAACGGCATCAAGTGGAGGGCGATGCCCGCGGACTTCCCGCCCTGGCCGCGCGTCTACGCCTTCTTCGCCCGCTGGCGGGACACGGGACTGGTCACCGAGCTGCACGACCGGCTGCGGGAAGCCGTCCGCGCCGGTGAAGGCCGCAGCGCCGACCCGAGCGCGGGGGTCGTGGACTCGCAGTCGGTGAAGGCAGACGCCACTGTCACCTTCGGCTCACGGGGCTTCGACGCGGGCAAGAAGATCAATGGTCGCAAGCGGCACCTGCTCACCGACACGCTCGGACTTCTCCTAGAGGTTGTCCCGTATGGAGTGTGAGTTATCCAGTGAGGGCCAGGTTGTGCAGTCGGGCGATGCCGAGCATGGCCTGGTGAACTCCGTCGCCCTTGAGTCGGCAGTCCCGCAGGATCTTCCAGTTCTTCAACCGCGACAGGGCGTGTTCCACGCGCGCTCGTGCCCGGCGATGGACGGCGTTCTCTGCCTCCTGCGAGGGGCTGAGGTGGCTCTGGCCTCGTCGTTTGCGGTGCGGGATCAGGAGGCCGGTGCCTTGGTAGCCGCCGTCGGCAAGGGTCGGGGCGCCGCGGCAGGCCCGATCGATGCCGGACTCGGTGAAGGCCCGGCAGTCGTTGCGGCTGCCGGGCAGCGGGAGACCGATGGCCACGACCAGGCGGCTGTTGGCGTCGATGACGACCTGCAGATTGGTCGAGTACCGGTAGTTCTTGCTGGACGCGGCGACACTGCGGTCGCGGGTGGGCACCAGAGTGCCGTCGACGATGTAGACGGTGTCCTTGCGCGGCCGCCGCGCGGGCGAGATGGCCAGCAGCGGTGCGAGATGGTCCAAGATGCGGTCGGCAGCGGACTTCGAGACTCCGAACAACGGCGCCACCTGCCGCAACGTGAGGTTCGTGCGCCAGTACGTCGCCACCAGCAACACCCGGTCTTCGAGCGACAGCCGCCATGGCCGGCCACGCTGAACGTCGCCACCTCGGCGCCGTACCAGTGCCACCAGCCTCGCAAACTGCACCTCGGTCAGACCCGCAAACGGCTCGATCCACTTCGGATCATCTGCTGAGATCACCCCACCCATGCCCGACCAACGCACCAGCAGCACCACCGGTTACGGGACAACCTCTAGCCGTCCTGGTCACACCGGCCTCCGTGACCGACCGGGACGGCGCCCGGTCCCTTCTGCCAGCGGCGGCCGGCCGTTTCCGGCGGCTGGCCCGGGTCTGGGCCGATGGCGGCTACACCGGCCACCTCACCGACTGGACCAGCCAGCACCTCGGGCTCGTCCTCGACATCGTCCGCCGCAGTGAGGACGTCCGGGGCTTCCAGGCCCTTCCCCGCCGCTGGGTCGTCGAACGGTCCTTTGCGTGGTTTCTGCGCAGCCGCCGCCTGGTCAGGGACTACGAACGCCGCCCCGACACGAGCGAAGCCGTCATCCGCTGGTCGATGATCGCCCTGATGAGCCGCCGCCTGGCCGCACGATCTCGTCGGCCTGCAGTCCTGACGGCAGGGTGAACCTCCCGGGCCTCGTCTCCACCAGCCAGCCCCGTTCCACCAGCCTCTTCAGCCGTGCTCTCGCACCCTCGACGCGTGAGGCCGAGGCACTGTCCCAGCCAAGCACCACGGCCGCCCGCCGGGCACCCAGCCCGTCGATCCCGGCCTCGGCCGCGGCTGCCATCACCGCCTGGTAGTCCACCGACAGGTCTTCGACCCCGGCCGCGTTCTGTCGATGCGGCACCGCACGGCGCGGGCCCACCGGCGTCCTCGGCGACGGGCCAACGACTGTCTCGGCCGGCTGTTCCTCCTCGGCGAGCGCTTCCAGATACTGCTCGAGGCCGATCGTCCGAAGCTTGAGAACCTCCTCGGCATCCGCCAAGTCTGCCCGCACCCGCTTCAGTTCGGCTTCGAGCTCATCCACCCGCACGGCAGCGGCCTTCCGCCGCGTTTCCAGGACCGCACGCATCGACGGCATCCGCCACCCCCACCGACTCGATCAGCAACGAGTCGAGGCTCCCGCCACAGCCGCAATCTCATGCCTGACCAGCGGAATCTGCACACGGCATTCGGAAAGAGAACGGCCTCTAAGAAAACCGTCTCTAACCTGTTGGCTCTTGTGGATCACTAGACCGTGCTCCCGATTCCGTCGACGCAACTCCGAACGGGTCGAGAGCGTCGACGGGCGGCCTCTCCTTCGACCGGTGATTGCCGGGTTTGCAGCCGGCGAAGGGGCCCATCGGATCGCGCAGCGAATCCATGACAGGTCTCAGATAGTCCCGGTGCCAGTTGGCAGGTCCACACGCGGGGGAGCCGGGGCCTGTCAGATCCGCCCAAGCAAGCCACAGGCCGTGGAGTTGGGCAATTGCGTCCATATGCTCCCACCAGCGGGAACACCAGGGAGTGGCGGAGGTGACCTCTCGGCCGTACACCGGCAGCAGCACATGGTGGGTCCACAGCGTCAGCTGGCGCAGATTCTGCGCGTACTCGGTCCCCTCCAGGTAGAGGATGAACCGAGGTGGGGACGGAACCTGCGGAGGCGGCGGTGCCTCGGACGGGGGCTCCGCAGGTGACGGGCTCTCCTGCTGGGCTCCGGGGGTGTCGCTGGTCATCGAGTTCTCTTCCAGTGTGCGATGTGGTGTTTCGGACGGCCGATGACGTGCCCAGTGGGGCGGAACAGGCATCGCCTTCCGCGTACTTGCCGCGACCTGATGTGGATCACGGCAAGTCCGTCCAGGGTGATGTGCCTCAGTCCGCGTTGCGGTAGGTGCTGCCGCTGCCGTTCGGGGTGGCTCCGTTGAAGAGACCGGTCGGGCTCGTCTGGGTGGACAGGGCGAACCACGCGTAGCGGTCCACGTAGTCCAGCCTCTCCAGCGTCTCCGCCGATGTCTTGATGAAGCGATTCTGCTCCTGCTCACTCGGGTATCGAGGAGTGCCCTGAGTGAAGTCAATGAGGGCGTACTCGGTCAGCCAGATCGGCTTGTTGTATCGCTCATGGACACGTTCCAGGTAGGCGGCCAGCTGGTAGGTGGCCCGCCAGCTGAAGTCGGAGCCATACCAGTGAACCGGGATGAAGTCGACGCGCAGACCGCGCTCCTGGGCTCCATTCATAAAGCGGTCCAGCCACCCGCCGGGCCTGTCGGCGTCGGTGGCGACCGCCGGAGCCCCCAGGTTCAGGCCTGTCTTCTGCAACTGCGGCCACAGGTCCAGAGCCTGTTCGGGCGTCATATTGGCCTGCGTGGGCGAGTCGGGCTCGTTGAAGCCGAGGAGGTTCTTTCCCTCTCGGGCGGCATTGCCCAGCTCGGCTTCGGTCACCGAGCCGGGGCCCCAGATCGTCGGGACGAACTCGACATCCGTTGGCTTGGTGACTCCGGCACTGGTGGCGGCCCAGTTGTGGTACCACTTCGCTCCGGAGGCCGCCAGCGCCTGGGAGGCGCCTTCGACGGGGTTGAGACCCACGCCCTTGCCGACTGCGTTCGAGGAACGCTCGTCGTGGCTGGCCTCGGGCCCGGGCTCGGGAGCGCGAGGAGGGTCAGAGGCGGGCCGCGTGGCGGCACCGAAACCGTGGAAGGTTACGGTCATGCCGCTGCACTCGCTGCACTGACGGACAACCTGGTTGCCTGCCTCGGCGTCATGCTTGGACCAGGAGTATGCCGAGGGGCACTTTTCCGTGAGCGCTTGGCTGTAGGCGGTCTTCGCGTCCCGGTTCGGGTTGACGCACACCAGCGGACGTCCTGTCACCTGATCTGTGGTCAGATTCTCGGGCGGGCAGACGGCCAGCAAATCGGTGGGGCAGCCGACCGCGGCACACTGTCCGCCGTCCTCAGGCGGCGGTACTCCGTCAGGGGTGATGGTGATGGGCACCGAAACGGCGTTGACGTAGCTGACGTTGTACCAAGGAGCCCAAGCGTCGGCTGTGTCGAAGTTGAACTCGGCCAGACTGGCTGGCTGTTCACCCGTTGAACAGCGGTCGGCGTACGGCCCGCAGTCAGCCACGGCACAATGGAACGTAGTGCCCTCCTCTCCGGTACAGCCCTGGCGGGCGAAGAACTTTCCACGCCAGTGCCCGGGGCCCGAACGTTCGGGGATGGTCACGGTGGCGGACTCTCCCGGCTGCAGCCGGGGCAGTCCGGTGAGTGGGGGTGAGCCGTCGGCATTGGCCGTGGCGCCGACCCAGATGGGACTGTTTGTGTTGTTCCGCAAAGTGACGGTGCGTTCGGCACCCTCGGCTGCCGCTCCGGAAACACGGTCCTCGCGGTCGCCGAAGTAGCCCTGGGGCGCCGAGGCCACGGCTGACACAGCGACAACCAACAAGAGAGCCAGCAGAAGTGATCGAAGTGACATGAGCGATCTCACGCGCATAGAACATGCCTCCCAAGTCGTGATCGACTACACACGCACGACGTACACGCGCGGTGGACGGTTCACTGGGGGATCCTTTGCCACAGCCCCGCTTTTCAGGATGGCGGGAGGACGCAGTTCGACTCAGGCGCGGCCCTGCGGGCCTTGTCCGTACTCCTTCTTGAACTGACCGATTTCTGCGCAATTCCACGGCGCTAAAGTTGTGGAACCGGCGGGCCACCGCACCGAGGCTCCAGACGGCATTGCGGAGGCAGCCACGAGCGTGGCGACCCGCGCGAGTCCGTGCCCGCATTCGTCGACCGGTTCGTCCTGTGCCGCAGCGCCTTGGTGACCAGCCCCGACAGCGGCAGCGCCGCAGCGTCCCCCTCGTCCGACAAGGCATCCCTGGCGAGGACGACGCTGCGGGGGTGCGGGCGGGGGGAGTTTCAGGTGCTGGCCACTGAACCTCTTTTATCCTGAATAGTCGAAGGTCATGAGGGTGTGGACGGCTGCGACGGTGGGTCCGATGCGGATGGTCGAGCAGCGTGCTCGCCGCCAAATGCGCCTGGATTTGAGCCTGGCGAAGGCGCG
The Streptomyces sp. NBC_01723 genome window above contains:
- a CDS encoding IS5-like element IS1373 family transposase, with product MGGVISADDPKWIEPFAGLTEVQFARLVALVRRRGGDVQRGRPWRLSLEDRVLLVATYWRTNLTLRQVAPLFGVSKSAADRILDHLAPLLAISPARRPRKDTVYIVDGTLVPTRDRSVAASSKNYRYSTNLQVVIDANSRLVVAIGLPLPGSRNDCRAFTESGIDRACRGAPTLADGGYQGTGLLIPHRKRRGQSHLSPSQEAENAVHRRARARVEHALSRLKNWKILRDCRLKGDGVHQAMLGIARLHNLALTG
- a CDS encoding DUF4913 domain-containing protein; protein product: MTSDTPGAQQESPSPAEPPSEAPPPPQVPSPPRFILYLEGTEYAQNLRQLTLWTHHVLLPVYGREVTSATPWCSRWWEHMDAIAQLHGLWLAWADLTGPGSPACGPANWHRDYLRPVMDSLRDPMGPFAGCKPGNHRSKERPPVDALDPFGVASTESGARSSDPQEPTG
- a CDS encoding transposase, whose protein sequence is MTDRDGARSLLPAAAGRFRRLARVWADGGYTGHLTDWTSQHLGLVLDIVRRSEDVRGFQALPRRWVVERSFAWFLRSRRLVRDYERRPDTSEAVIRWSMIALMSRRLAARSRRPAVLTAG
- a CDS encoding transposase, which codes for MSDAEWAVVRDLLPVPGWLSGCGGRPEGYCHRQMIDAVRYLVDNGIKWRAMPADFPPWPRVYAFFARWRDTGLVTELHDRLREAVRAGEGRSADPSAGVVDSQSVKADATVTFGSRGFDAGKKINGRKRHLLTDTLGLLLEVVPYGV
- a CDS encoding glycosyl hydrolase; the encoded protein is MSAVASAPQGYFGDREDRVSGAAAEGAERTVTLRNNTNSPIWVGATANADGSPPLTGLPRLQPGESATVTIPERSGPGHWRGKFFARQGCTGEEGTTFHCAVADCGPYADRCSTGEQPASLAEFNFDTADAWAPWYNVSYVNAVSVPITITPDGVPPPEDGGQCAAVGCPTDLLAVCPPENLTTDQVTGRPLVCVNPNRDAKTAYSQALTEKCPSAYSWSKHDAEAGNQVVRQCSECSGMTVTFHGFGAATRPASDPPRAPEPGPEASHDERSSNAVGKGVGLNPVEGASQALAASGAKWYHNWAATSAGVTKPTDVEFVPTIWGPGSVTEAELGNAAREGKNLLGFNEPDSPTQANMTPEQALDLWPQLQKTGLNLGAPAVATDADRPGGWLDRFMNGAQERGLRVDFIPVHWYGSDFSWRATYQLAAYLERVHERYNKPIWLTEYALIDFTQGTPRYPSEQEQNRFIKTSAETLERLDYVDRYAWFALSTQTSPTGLFNGATPNGSGSTYRNAD